DNA sequence from the Puntigrus tetrazona isolate hp1 chromosome 2, ASM1883169v1, whole genome shotgun sequence genome:
CTGCGGCATTGGATATGGCTACCTCCACCGAATCCCAGCACGACCTGACAGCCCGGAATCTGAAAGACTCAGTCCTAAAGCTTCTCCTGTGGCAGGAACACCAGAACAAGAACTTCCTACAAATGGATTTACTGAGGTAATTGTTTACATGACGGAAGTGTGATGTCATATTACTTAAAGCAACACTCCACTTTCTTTGGAAATATGCTcatgagttttaccgttttttaatctattctgggtctggcgatagcacttttagcatagctttacatagatcattgaatccaattagaccagtaccATCGCCTTTAAAAATggccaaagagtttcaatatttttcctatttaaaacttgactcttctgtagttatgtCGCGTACTAAGACCAGCAGAAAaggaaaagttgtgattttctaggcagatatgactaggaactctgttctcattctggcgtaataatcaaggaagtttgttTGCGTGATATCAGTGCGTCTGCTGCGGCTATGTTAGGGCAAACCttgttccttgattattacgctgGAATgcgagtatagttcctaatcatatcaaTCCTAATCAAATCGCAActtataaaaaaactgaaaagtaaagttttaaatagcaattttgaaactctttggccatttttgaatgtgatgctactggtctaattggattcaatgatctatgctaagctatgctaaaagtgctatcgtcAGACCCGGgggatcggctgaatggattcaaaaactcAACTAATTAACTATTTCCAAacaaagtggagtgttcctttaagggatggttcacccagaattttattgtcattttaattactatgtatgttttctaatttgcaacacaaaatgagatatttaaaaaaaaatgtctttttagtgtccatacagtgaaagtAAATGGAGTCCAAAACGGAAAAACCTTTTTGTTAGTAGTGCTGCACGATTTGAAGAAGAATTTTCTGTGGCAATTGgcaatttttttgcaaaaaaactaaacgggTCTGTTGTGCTTGTTTGCAGGACAGCGCAATTCGTCCTAAATGTTATGATTATATATCTTCatagctaaataataaaaaaataaataaataatatatatataatattgctaagtaaaaatagaaaaaatattacagtgcCGACATTTATGTCTTttgcatttaccttttttttagtgatttagatgtttttttttttttttttattattaattgtgcaGATCCTagaagaaagaaatgctaaCAGGTTTAAAATTATGGGATGGTGTGTGAATGATTACTGAATGTACAATTATCGTTTGAATTTTTGGTAGATCCGTACAACAACATAACTGAAATGTATATCTTCAGGTGTCCTTAATGGCGTCTAGTCAGCCAGTGAGTGGCTTGGATCTTGATACCCCACTGCCACCTCCCATTCAGAGAGTCATGGATCCTGGTAAGGCATCAAAATACATGCTGCATCTTGAACAAAAATCAAGAAAAGACGTTGTAATACATCAAAGCAATGGTTCCTCCAGGTTTCTCGGATCAGTCCGAAGTGGCCATGATGAATTCAGAGATGTCAGACATGGCAGACCGACTGGACCTGTCCACGTCTTCCATTGACATGACAAACACATCCTTAGCTGTCCGAGAGGACATTGACGTATCAGGTGTCGGTGAGACCACCTTACTAAATTTAGATAAACAGAATTCAATCAGTCAGTCCAAGTCTAGGtgataaaatgtacaaaatgtctttttttttacagaggagCTTCAAGACACTGATGTTCCCAGTCATAACCATGAGGAACAAAATACAGAGGAGTATCCTGCTGTGGATTTTAGTTCTTTCGCACCAGCTTCAAATGTTCCTCCTCCCCTTCCTCTCCCACAAGCTCTTCTCCCAAATCTGCCTCTTGATCATAGCATGCCCACAGACGTGGCGTCTTTAATGAATTCTTCAATCCCATCTCTCGACTCCTCTGTGCCTCCTATAGACATCTCTTCTCTGCTCATTGACCCCGCCGCCCTTCATCTCGACTCATCTGCCCTGCCTGAAGAATATCCCATGCAGCTGAATGAGTCTGCACATTTCCCCCTGGAAACTGATGGTGTCGATCAGGGCTTTTCTGATGTGCCACGCTCTCTGAAGAGCAGCTTGTCTGAGGGCAGAGATGAGGACGTGTCCTCTGACCTGACCTCTTTTGATTCCCATAATGCACATGTCAGAGACGAGGCTGCTCCTCAGTAGTGTCACTACCAGTTactaccttgtgtcttgttTACGCAGTTGCTCAACAATCATCAGGTGTGCGTTTTTATTGGCTTTGTTACTGTTAGGATCAGGTTTTGGCGAATTGGTAtcgagtgtgttttttttaaacggttgTGTGCaatttacgttttattttgtgtctaGTAGTCATGATGATTGTAGGTTGCTGGAATGTGTGTAGggtgttgtttttaattgtgtagATCTTAATTTAGTTATGTTACTAAATTGAAACCTTTTTAAATAGCTTGATTCATTGCAATTGCTTGGTTTCATCTGCCAGTTTTAAATCCCACAAAAGGTTGAAAGTAGCACCTGAAACCCttatttgtagtatttatttagctATGACATAAACACTCATGGATTACTGTGTTAAACTCAACACAGTGTAGATTATAGAGCTAATGGCAAAATATACGCAAAGCGTCTTTAGAACACTGtgacaaaataaatcattttgtttagaaaaaagcataacatttttggctttgtttatatattttagaaccggtttggtttttattttatgttgtgggAATGCTAATTAtggtaaaaaagtaaaaaacagtaatacaggGCAagggttttgcatttgtttaatttagcaAACTAACTTCTGGGCTTATTAGatttttgaaatgattttgatgtgattttttttttcctttgttcaTAGTGATTTATGTGCACTTCAGGATGAAAGCGTAATATTTAGTT
Encoded proteins:
- the gorasp1a gene encoding Golgi reassembly-stacking protein 1a; translated protein: MGLTQSSGGPEGGTEGYHVHGIQEDSPAERAGLEPFFDFIISIGNNRLNQENDMLKDLLKANVEKPVKMEVYSTKTMRIRELEVVPSNMWGGQGLLGASVRFCSFQGANENVWHVLDVEPNSPAALAGLQEHSDFIVGADQVLQDSEDFFSLIEAHEGKPLKLLVYNTESDKCREVVVTPNGAWGGEGSLGCGIGYGYLHRIPARPDSPESERLSPKASPVAGTPEQELPTNGFTEVSLMASSQPVSGLDLDTPLPPPIQRVMDPGFSDQSEVAMMNSEMSDMADRLDLSTSSIDMTNTSLAVREDIDVSGVEELQDTDVPSHNHEEQNTEEYPAVDFSSFAPASNVPPPLPLPQALLPNLPLDHSMPTDVASLMNSSIPSLDSSVPPIDISSLLIDPAALHLDSSALPEEYPMQLNESAHFPLETDGVDQGFSDVPRSLKSSLSEGRDEDVSSDLTSFDSHNAHVRDEAAPQ